The proteins below come from a single Bradysia coprophila strain Holo2 unplaced genomic scaffold, BU_Bcop_v1 contig_52, whole genome shotgun sequence genomic window:
- the LOC119082972 gene encoding uncharacterized protein LOC119082972 — protein MFSDVSNLVANNDLESVDTNSEFFWMNFEDELFGSPLAFDASETGLWNGKFVPPPPRPDFLEDTVVSDGLTTCDLCSWAVPDKNAFLLDGSIEAASELGWAFTIAIVAVISALLGAIIMITLVRCKRLKASTGAPLIPWWCRRTDLNTSPDTQNQEPKQRPAEELPVTAHANPQVWIWLKNVNTPASTEPIPFPPSVSIENYYTNTDDNISSPSKVSEVLYEEISGIG, from the exons ATGTTTTCagatgtttcaaatttggtggCCAACAACGATCTCGAATCAGTTGATACGAATTCAGAATTCTTTTGGATGAATTTTGAAGACGAGTTATTTGGATCGCCTCTCGCATTCGATGCCAGTGAAACAGGTCTGTGGAATGGCAAATTTGTACCACCACCTCCGCGACCGGATTTTTTGGAAGATACCGTTGTGTCCGACGGTCTAACAACATGTGACCTTTGTTCATGGGCTGTGCCGGACAAAAATGCATTCCTATTGGATGGATCGATTG AAGCTGCAAGTGAACTGGGATGGGCGTTCACAATTGCTATTGTTGCTGTAATATCGGCTTTGCTCGGAGCAATAATAATGATAACTTTGGTGCGGTGCAAGAG GTTGAAAGCCTCGACCGGAGCTCCACTAATACCCTGGTGGTGTCGTCGAACGGATTTAAACACTTCACCGGATACACAGAATCAAGAACCGAAACAGAGGCCAGCGGAAGAGTTACCAGTTACTGCCCACGCAAATCCGCAAGTGTGGATctggttgaaaaatgtgaatacACCAGCATCGACAGAACCAATACCATTTCCTCCATCCGTATCGATAGAAAATTACTACACCAACACCGATGATAACATTAGCAGCCCGTCGAAAGTGAGCGAAGTTTTATATGAAGAAATTTCCGGAATCGGTTGA
- the LOC119082971 gene encoding uncharacterized protein LOC119082971 isoform X2 gives MLCTEFVVALFSYFEKKFLIFQMNYSWVPTTIHAPIPLNAVLAGYDSDGSRIFVGRTYFQGDQIPCKIIPAKAAAYISYNGTEHYILCGYGLRWISASHGLVPNGAIPAGYCRSGDTLLVGRAHFLGSLTPGKVSRLNRCLYVPFNGREYAIPVYEVLVSNPLIHLSYKSSCSIQ, from the exons ATGTTGTGTACAGAATTCGTTGTTGCTCTTTTTTCTTACttcgaaaaaaagtttttaattttccaaatga ATTATTCATGGGTTCCTACCACTATCCACGCACCCATTCCATTAAATGCTGTTCTTGCTGGCTATGACAGTGACGGGAGTAGAATTTTCGTTGGTCGCACTTACTTTCAAGGAGACCAAATACCTTGTAAAATAATTCCTGCTAAGGCAGCGGCTTATATTAGTTATAACGGAACAGAACATTAT ATATTATGTGGATATGGACTACGATGGATTTCAGCGAGCCATGGTTTAGTTCCAAATGGAGCTATTCCAGCAGGATATTGTAGGTCTGGTGACACCCTTCTTGTTGGCAGAGCACACTTTCTGGGAAGTTTAACTCCTGGAAAAGTAAGTCGTTTGAACCGATGTCTGTATGTGCCTTTCAATGGAAGAGAATACGCCATACCGGTGTATGAAGTATTGGTTAGCAATCCATTAATTCATTTAAGTTATAAAAGTTCATGCTCGATCCagtaa
- the LOC119082971 gene encoding uncharacterized protein LOC119082971 isoform X1 — MLCTEFVVALFSYFEKKFLIFQMNYSWVPTTIHAPIPLNAVLAGYDSDGSRIFVGRTYFQGDQIPCKIIPAKAAAYISYNGTEHYVGNYFEILCGYGLRWISASHGLVPNGAIPAGYCRSGDTLLVGRAHFLGSLTPGKVSRLNRCLYVPFNGREYAIPVYEVLVSNPLIHLSYKSSCSIQ; from the exons ATGTTGTGTACAGAATTCGTTGTTGCTCTTTTTTCTTACttcgaaaaaaagtttttaattttccaaatga ATTATTCATGGGTTCCTACCACTATCCACGCACCCATTCCATTAAATGCTGTTCTTGCTGGCTATGACAGTGACGGGAGTAGAATTTTCGTTGGTCGCACTTACTTTCAAGGAGACCAAATACCTTGTAAAATAATTCCTGCTAAGGCAGCGGCTTATATTAGTTATAACGGAACAGAACATTATGTTGGAAATTACTTTGAA ATATTATGTGGATATGGACTACGATGGATTTCAGCGAGCCATGGTTTAGTTCCAAATGGAGCTATTCCAGCAGGATATTGTAGGTCTGGTGACACCCTTCTTGTTGGCAGAGCACACTTTCTGGGAAGTTTAACTCCTGGAAAAGTAAGTCGTTTGAACCGATGTCTGTATGTGCCTTTCAATGGAAGAGAATACGCCATACCGGTGTATGAAGTATTGGTTAGCAATCCATTAATTCATTTAAGTTATAAAAGTTCATGCTCGATCCagtaa